From Plasmodium brasilianum strain Bolivian I chromosome Unknown PB_00_09, whole genome shotgun sequence, the proteins below share one genomic window:
- a CDS encoding uncharacterized protein (Plasmodium exported protein): MKQKNKFFFFTLLIWIFNYSYERTNFDKTCNKKININNTSKIRLNRLLYGESNADSQEAVFNLKKYFKDNFENSSNSLVFKDNSENTYDSLSSIDYLDEVNEELKKKPIQRKKYKSTENNISPLTSPHSNRLDSQFEIKLPEQLHNEHKRSNIFIRKSKEIITRKMLKDFRPYILSSVILIVSIISKSSSGIYISLVLLLFSVLYLFYRIFNNFNGGFDNISIIRKNLLNTPKHNSI; this comes from the exons atgaaacaaaaaaataaattcttcttttttaccCTTTTAATATGGATATTCAATTATTCCTATGAA CGGACTAACTTTGACAAAAcatgcaataaaaaaatcaacATTAATAATACATCAAAAATAAGACTAAACAGATTATTATATGGGGAATCAAATGCAGATTCTCAAGAGGCCGtctttaatttaaaaaaatattttaaagataaTTTTGAGAATTCAAGTAATTCATTAGTATTTAAGGATAATTCTGAAAATACCTATGATTCATTATCATCTATTGATTACCTTGATGAAGTTAATGAAGAACTAAAGAAAAAACCAATTcaacgaaaaaaatataagtcaacagaaaataatatatcacCATTAACAAGTCCACATTCAAACAGATTAGATTCACAATTTGAAATAAAACTACCAGAACAATTACATAATGAACATAAAAggtcaaatatatttattcgtaaatctaaagaaattattactaGAAAAATGCTTAAGGATTTTAGgccatatatattaagctCTGTCATTTTGATAGTGTCTATTATATCTAAATCGAGTtcaggtatatatatatcattagtcttattattattttcagtgttatatttattctatagaatatttaataattttaatggaGGTTTTGATAATATATCAATTATACGTAAGAACTTGTTAAACACTCCTAAGCATAattctatataa
- a CDS encoding fam-l protein, translating into MEQKIKSLLFIKIATFIILSWIYHFYHDVETFRKYFIVKYMYDRKLYMRNYRSLAKFEKDKDSNIAWLKEKISNNGMYENKDICYNEMRNLGKSERSNINSGKSTGENKQVMKNNSCIFETKKYSRSEKKIFKELDFENFLKKNKTISNKLYNKIIRKKYGLRLSLPLIFLLFLSTSLLLEFWGLGLVSLLCYVLKTIKPGCLSQLQELLKMYPFKEFFESIDTINVPVGKSSKDVHFYVTGFFGIFIYLLPFILFGVTLILKVVYYHKKVKKYEKIKFRKR; encoded by the exons atggaacaaaaaataaagtcactactatttattaaaattgctacatttatcattttaagttggatatatcatttttaccATGACGTC gaGACGTTTAGGAAGTATTTTATCGTGAAATACATGTATgatagaaaattatatatgagaAATTATCGATCCCTAGCTAAATTTGAGAAAGATAAGGATTCAAATATTGCATggttaaaagaaaagatatcaaataatggaatgtatgaaaataaagatatatgttataatgaGATGAGGAACTTAGGAAAAAGCGAACGatcaaatataaattcaGGAAAAAGTACGGGAGAGAATAAACAagttatgaaaaataattcttgtatatttgaaacaaaaaaatattctcgttctgaaaaaaaaatattcaaagaacttGATTTTGAGAatttccttaaaaaaaacaagacaATTAGTAATAAGTTGTACAACAAAAttatacgtaaaaaatatggattGCGACTTTCTTTAcccttaatatttttattgtttttatcaaCATCCCTCTTATTAGAATTTTGGGGATTAGGACTTGTAAGTTTATTGTGTTATGTATTGAAAACCATTAAACCTGGATGCTTAAGTCAATTACAGGAATTGTTAAAAATGTATCCTTTTAAAGAGTTTTTCGAATCTATAGATACAATAAATGTGCCGGTGGGAAAAAGTTCTAAGGATGTTCACTTTTATGTAACTGGtttttttggtatttttatatatttattaccttttatattattcggTGTTACACTTATATTAAAGGTTGTTTACTACCATAagaaagttaaaaaatatgaaaaaattaagttcagaaaaagataa
- a CDS encoding PIR protein, producing the protein MSSTSDNSWEKLLVGSPSYHIYKQFDNEVNEAKYDRYCSPFKNSGNGADLEYLKLCKKMSRNTDILSKYHNKNEFTTLCSHYRYWTYYNIKRVLGEKTGNDKAKPIIHKFMQTQNNINEIYNAYYCKYDFENDILERLNIMNEEKYLYDYFQNYDNIKTSDACNAVKSEEYEKYLNHIIELYNKHKTQKECCIGSFWPECEDYFKCNDEFDPKKLLSTLNSNISKKCDNLTNTQTTLTSGVTSHSGSSKADFRSSIYLVSCTDIPKDRPSVDTLVGSRIRCHVLPSSTASLNNSTSSFTHPPPDNVPFTIGGHMETPVSTELRRDNQVSSGSSRSRNHLSNSDASNVIKYKSGENHTSCEDPLLVRHKSGTCVEPDVRKTNTIGVKLNVFAPGKTIKIRLNPNSYMFKNKFFRGGIAFTLIVGIIFTIFLFYKFTPFGRFFHKKVSRKKRTDDYYDDPYTRQFIIRAPKYGRRRTGNRGLQFSYYSSLETESRNLIIFLYNFEEKWLYDVIGIKEDFQSNLYDVFSKCIDNEWMEWLKPHILDYIPSNFERMFNENMSFYNKIAISILMN; encoded by the exons ATGTCTTCTACTAGTGATAACTCATGG GAAAAACTTTTAGTAGGATCACCatcatatcatatatataaacaattcGATAATGAGGTTAACGAAGCAAAGTACGATCGTTATTGTAGCCCATTCAAGAATTCAGGAAATGGCGCTGACCTAGAGTATTTAAAACTTTGCAAAAAAATGTCAAGAAATACAGATATTTTATCCAaatatcataataaaaatgaatttactACTCTCTGTTCACATTATAGATATTGgacatattataatataaagagaGTTTTAGGAGAAAAAACAGGTAATGATAAAGCCAAGCctataattcataaatttatgcaaactcaaaataatataaatgagaTATATAATGCttattattgtaaatatgactttgaaaatgatattttggaaagattaaatattatgaatgaggagaaatatttatatgattattttcaaaattacgACAATATTAAAACGTCTGATGCATGTAATGCTGTTAAATCCgaagaatatgaaaaatatctTAATCATATTATTGAACTATATAACAAGCATAAAACTCAGAAGGAATGCTGCATAGGTTCCTTTTGGCCAGAATGTGaagattattttaaatgtaatgaCGAATTTGATCCTAAAAAATTGTTGTCTACATTAAATTCTAACATAAGTAAAAAGTGCGATAACTTAACAAACACTCAGACAACTTTAACATCAGGTGTTACATCACATTCTGGCAGTTCCAAAGCAGATTTTAGAAGTTCAATTTATCTTGTTAGTTGTACAGATATTCCAAAAGATAGACCTAGTGTTGACACACTCGTAGGGAGTAGAATTAGATGTCATGTTCTTCCATCATCTACTGCGTCTCTTAATAATTCTACTTCATCATTTACTCACCCCCCGCCTGATAATGTTCCTTTTACTATTGGTGGACATATGGAAACCCCTGTATCTACCGAATTAAGACGTGATAACCAAGTTTCAAGCGGAAGCTCAAGATCACGAAATCATTTATCCAATTCAGATGCATCaaatgtaattaaatataagagTGGTGAAAATCATACATCGTGTGAAGATCCACTATTAGTAAGACATAAATCAGGAACCTGCGTAGAACCAGATGTACGTAAAACTAATACTATTGGAGTAAAATTGAACGTGTTCGCTCCAggaaaaacaattaaaatcAGACTAAATCCTAATTCTTATATGTTCAAAAACAAGTTTTTTCGCGGTGGAATCGCATTTACTCTGATAGTGGGAATAATATTCactattttccttttttataaa TTTACTCCTTTCGGAagattttttcataaaaaagtatcaaggaaaaaaagaactgACGATTATTATGATGATCCGTATACGCGGCAGTTTATTATCCGAGCTCCAAAATATGGAAGAAGAAGAACAGGGAATAGGGGATTGCAATTCTCTTATTATTCTAG TTTAGAAACAGAAAGCagaaatttaataatttttttgtacaacTTCGAGGAAAAATGGTTATATGATGTTATTGGTATTAAAGAAGATTTTCAATCAAATCTTTATGATGTATTCTCTAAATGCATTGACAATGAATGGATGGAATGGCTTAAACCACATATATTAGATTATATACCATCAAATTTTGAAAGGATGTTCAATGAAAATATGTCCTTCTACAATAAAATTGCGATATCTATATTAATGAATTGA